In Pannonibacter sp. XCT-53, the sequence CCTGTCGGACAACCGCGAGCTTGACGGGCTGGTGCGGGCGCTCGATGCCCGTTTCGTGCCGCCGTCGCCCTCCGGCGACCTGCTGCGCACGCCGGATCTGCTGCCCACCGGGCGCAACATCCACGGCTTCGACCCCTTCGGCATCCCGAGCAAGTTCGCCCAGGACGACGGCATGCGCCAGGCGGCGCTGGTGCTGGAGCGGCACATGCAGGCCGACGGGCGGCTGCCGGAAACGGTCGCCATGGTGCTGTGGGGCACCGACAACCTCAAGACCGGCGGCGCCCCGCTGGCGCAGGCGCTGGCGCTGATGGGCGCGCGGCCTCGGCTGGACGCCTACAACCGGGTCTGCGGCGCGGAACTGATCCCGCTGGAGGAGCTGAAGCGCCCGCGCATCGATGCGGTCATGACCCTTTCGGGCATTTTCCGTGATCTGCTGCCGATCCAGGCCAGCATGCTGGCCGAGGCGAGCTATCTGGCGGCGACGGCAGACGAGCCCGAGACGCTCAACTTCATCCGCAAGCATGCCCTGGCCTATTGCGCCGCCAAGGGCTGCGATCTCGAAACGGCGGCCTACCGGGTCTTTTCCAACGCCGACGGCACCTACGGCGCCAACGTCAACATGCTCATCACGTCCTCGGCCTGGTCCGACGACGACGAGATCGCCGACACCTACACCAGCCGCAAGAGCTTCGCCATCAGCCGCAAGGGCAAGACCAGCCGCCAGACGGCCCTGCTCGATGCGGTGCTGGCCGATGTGGACATGGCCTACCAGAACCTCGAGTCCGTCGAGATCGGCGTTACCACGATCGAGCATTACTTCGACACGCTGGGCGGGCTCAGCAAGGCCGTGTCGCGGGCCAAGGGCGGCGCGGAGCTTCCGGTCTACATTTCCGACCAGACCCAGGGCGAGGCGCGGGTGCGCACGCTGGCCGAACAGGTGGCTCTCGAAACGCGGACCCGGACCCTCAATCCGAAGTGGTACGAGGGCATGCTGAAGCACGGCTACGAGGGCGTGCGCAACATCGAGGCCAGCGTCACCAACACGCTGGGCTGGTCGGCCACCACCGGTGGTGTGGAGCCCTGGATCTATCAGCAGATTACCGAAACCTACGTGCTGGATGCCGCGATGCGCCGGCGGCTGTCCGACCTCAATCCCGCCGCCGCCGCCCGGGTTGCGGCCCGGCTGCTCGAGGCCCAGGACCGCAACTTCTGGCAGCCCGATGCCGAAACGCTCGCAGCCCTGCGCAAGGCAGGGGAAGAACTCGAAGACCGGCTGGAAGGCCTGGTGACGGAGGCAGCCGAATGAACCTCTACACGCATCCCAAGACGTCCGAGCGCGATGCGCGCATCGCCCAGCGACTGCAGGAGCGCGCCGACGGGGAGGGCAGCGTCCAGGTCCATCTCGACCCGACGATGGAGATCGACGGTGCCAAGGTCTTTGCCGTCTACGGCAAGGGCGGCATCGGCAAGTCGACGACCTCGTCGAACCTGTCGGTGGCCTTTTCCAAGATCGGCAAGCGCGTGCTGCAGATCGGCTGCGATCCCAAGCATGACAGCACCTTCACCCTGACCAAGAGCCTGATCCCGACCGTCATCGACATCCTGGAGAAGGTCGACTTCCACACCGAGGAACTGCGGCCGGAGGACTACATGGTGGCCGGCTTCAACGGGGTGCAGTGCATCGAGGCCGGTGGACCGCCGGCCGGCACCGGGTGCGGCGGCTATGTGGTCGGCCAGACGGTGAAGCTCCTGAAAGAGCATCACCTGCTCGATGACACCGACGTCGTCATCTTCGACGTGCTGGGCGATGTGGTCTGCGGCGGCTTTGCCTCGCCGCTGCAGCATGCGGAGCGCGCGGTCGTCGTCGCTGCCAATGATTTCGACAGCGTGTTCGCGATGAACCGGATCGTCGCGGCCATCAAGGCGAAGTCGAAGAACTACGAGGTCCGCCTCGGCGGTGTCATTGCCAACCGGTCGCGCGAGACCGACCAGATCGACCGCTACAATGCCGCTGTCGGCCTTGAGCGCCTGGCGCATGTGCCGGATTCCGACCATGTCCGCCTGAGCCGCCTGCGCAAGTGCACCCTGTTCGAGATGGGCGATGCGCCGGAGATCCGCGCCATCCAGAACGAATACCTGCAGCTGGCCGAGCGGCTGTGGGCCGGCACGCCGGCGCTGCAGGCGGAGCCGATGAAGGATCGCGAGATCTTTGAATTTCTCGGGTTCGAGTGAGAGGCGGCCGACGATGTCCCAGACCAGTTACCTGCGCCGGACCAGCGAGATCGAACACTACTTCGACCGGACCGCCCTTGACGCCTGGAAGCGGCTGACCAGCGACCAGCCGGTGAGCGGCATTCGCGCCACCGTGCGCAAGGGCCGCGAGGACATGCGCAACACCCTCTCGGGATGGCTGCCGCAGGACCTCACCGGCTGGCGCATCCTCGATGCCGGCTGTGGCTCCGGCGTGCTGTCGCTCGAGCTTGCCGCCCGCGGTGCCGACGTGGTCGGCGTCGACCTGTCGGCACAGATGGTCGCCTTTGCCTGGCAACGGGCGGCCGAACAGCAGGCCCGCAGCGGGGATCTCGGCGGACAGGTCGAGTTTCGCGCCGGCGACATGCTGGCCCCGGAGCTTGGCACCTTCGATGCCATCGTGGCGATGGACGTGCTGATCCACTACGCGCCGGCGGATGCCCGCCGGGTGCTGGAACAGATGGCGGCGCGCACCCGGCGCCGGCTCATGGTCACGCTTGCGCCGAGCTCGTCCCTGCTGAAGGCGATGCTGATGATCGGCAAGGTCTTCCCGCGGGCCGACCGGGCACCGGCGATCTATCCGACCGATCCCGCGCGCCTGGTGGCCGATCTGGTCCGCCAGCCCGCCATGGACGGCTGGGTTGCCGGCCGCAGCCACCGGATCTCGATCGGGTTCTACACATCCCAGGCCGTGGAGGTCATGCGCCCATGATGTTGCAGTCTGCAAATCGCAGGATGGTGGCGTTCTGGCAGAAGGCCGGACTGCGCTTCATGCCGTTTGCCGATGCGGCGAGCGCCGAAGTGCCGCTGCCGCGACTGCTTCGCCTTGCCCTGTTCCAGGTCTCGGCCGGCTGGGTGATGGTGCTGCTGAACGGGACACTCAACCGGGTGCTCATCGTCGAACTGGGCGTCTCGGTGGCGCTGGTCTCGATGGTGATCGCGATCCCGGTTCTGGCTGCGCCGCTGCGGCTCGTCTTCGGGCACCGGTCAGACACCTACCGGTCCGTTCTCGGCTGGCGACGGGTTCCCTACATCTGGCTGGGCAGCCTGCTGCAGTTCGGCGGTCTGGCGATCATGCCCTTCGCCCTGCTCCTGCTGCAGTCACAGACCCTCGGGCCGTCCTGGGCCGGAGCGGCGGGCGCAGGCCTTGCGTTCCTGCTCACCGGCTTCGGGATGCACATGGCCCAGACTGCCGGACTGGCGCTGGCCACCGACATCGTGCCGGAGGAGAAGCGGCCACGGGTCGTGGCGCTGCTCTATGTCATGCTGCTGGTCGGCATGATGGCGGCCTCGCTGTTCTACAGCCTCCTGCTCACCGACTTTGCGCCGGTGCGCCTCATCCAGGTGATCCAGGGAACGGCGGTGCTCACCATCGTCCTCAATGTGATCGCCATGTGGAAGCAGGAAGCACGCGATCCGGCCCGCACCGCCCATGCCCACGATACCCAGCGCCTCGGCGCGGCGCTGGCGACCTACCGGCGCAATCCGGGCGCGCTGCGCCTGCTCGTCGCCGTGGCGATCGGTTCGGCCGCCTTTTCGATGCAGGACATCCTGCTCGAGCCCTATGGCGGGGAGATCCTCGGCATGAGCGTGGGCGAGACGACGCTTCTGACCGGGCTGTGGGCAGCCGGAACGCTGGCGGGCTTTGCCTGGGCGGCTCGCAGCCTCAATCACGGGGCGCAGATGTACCGGGTCGCGGCCCGCGGCGTGCTGATCGGGCTGGGGGCCTTCTCCGCCGTCATCCTCGCGTCACCGCTCGGCCTGCAGGGCCTGTTCTATGCCGGAGCGGCTGCGGTCGGGCTCGGCGGCGGGCTGTTTGCCGTCGGCACCATGCTTGCGGCCATGGGCATCTCGGTCCGGTCGGACAGCGGCATCGTCGTCGGCGCCTGGGGCGCCGTGCAGGCAACCGCAATCGGCCTCAGCCTGCTTCTCGGCGGGCTGATCAAGAACGCGGTGAATGCCATGGCCGTGCATGGCGGGCTGGGCGTGGCGCTGGACACGCCTGCCACCGGCTACCTCGCGGTCTACCACCTCGAGATCGGACTCCTGTTCCTCTGCCTGGCCGTGCTGGGGCCTCTGACCGGGCGCAGCTACAACCAGGGCCCCACCACACCCATGCGATTTGGACTGGCCGACATGCCTGGCTGATGCCACGGGCGGCCGAAGAAGGAGGCGTAACCATGACTGGTTCTGTTGTCGGCAGCATAGATGTCGCTCAGCTGGTGCTCTATGCGTTCTGGATCTTCTTTGCCGGACTGATCTGGTACCTGCGCGGCGAGGATCGTCGCGAAGGCTATCCGCTCGAGGACGATGTCACCGGCGCCTACGACAAGCGCCCCTGGCTCTTCGTTCCGGACAGGAAGACCTTCGTCCTGCCCTTCGGCCAGGGCACGCGCCAGGTGCCGGATCTCAAGCGCGACACGCGTCCGCTGAACGCCGAGCGCCTGTCGCGCGCGCCGGGCTATCCCTACGTCCCGACCGGCAATCCGATGCTGGCAGGCGTCGGTCCGGGTTCCTGGGCCGAGC encodes:
- the bchL gene encoding ferredoxin:protochlorophyllide reductase (ATP-dependent) iron-sulfur ATP-binding protein, which codes for MNLYTHPKTSERDARIAQRLQERADGEGSVQVHLDPTMEIDGAKVFAVYGKGGIGKSTTSSNLSVAFSKIGKRVLQIGCDPKHDSTFTLTKSLIPTVIDILEKVDFHTEELRPEDYMVAGFNGVQCIEAGGPPAGTGCGGYVVGQTVKLLKEHHLLDDTDVVIFDVLGDVVCGGFASPLQHAERAVVVAANDFDSVFAMNRIVAAIKAKSKNYEVRLGGVIANRSRETDQIDRYNAAVGLERLAHVPDSDHVRLSRLRKCTLFEMGDAPEIRAIQNEYLQLAERLWAGTPALQAEPMKDREIFEFLGFE
- the bchM gene encoding magnesium protoporphyrin IX methyltransferase — encoded protein: MSQTSYLRRTSEIEHYFDRTALDAWKRLTSDQPVSGIRATVRKGREDMRNTLSGWLPQDLTGWRILDAGCGSGVLSLELAARGADVVGVDLSAQMVAFAWQRAAEQQARSGDLGGQVEFRAGDMLAPELGTFDAIVAMDVLIHYAPADARRVLEQMAARTRRRLMVTLAPSSSLLKAMLMIGKVFPRADRAPAIYPTDPARLVADLVRQPAMDGWVAGRSHRISIGFYTSQAVEVMRP
- a CDS encoding BCD family MFS transporter — its product is MMLQSANRRMVAFWQKAGLRFMPFADAASAEVPLPRLLRLALFQVSAGWVMVLLNGTLNRVLIVELGVSVALVSMVIAIPVLAAPLRLVFGHRSDTYRSVLGWRRVPYIWLGSLLQFGGLAIMPFALLLLQSQTLGPSWAGAAGAGLAFLLTGFGMHMAQTAGLALATDIVPEEKRPRVVALLYVMLLVGMMAASLFYSLLLTDFAPVRLIQVIQGTAVLTIVLNVIAMWKQEARDPARTAHAHDTQRLGAALATYRRNPGALRLLVAVAIGSAAFSMQDILLEPYGGEILGMSVGETTLLTGLWAAGTLAGFAWAARSLNHGAQMYRVAARGVLIGLGAFSAVILASPLGLQGLFYAGAAAVGLGGGLFAVGTMLAAMGISVRSDSGIVVGAWGAVQATAIGLSLLLGGLIKNAVNAMAVHGGLGVALDTPATGYLAVYHLEIGLLFLCLAVLGPLTGRSYNQGPTTPMRFGLADMPG